TGATGTTAGATAAGTATGGAAAAGAAGAAGCGTATACCGGCGGCTATAAGGTTTATCTAAGCACTCCTTCTCATCTTCAACAGGCAGCACAACAGGCAGTTATCAATAATCTATTGGATTATGACAAGCGACACGGATACCGAGGTCCAATTCGTTCGATAAGACAAGAGCTTAGGGAATATTACTCTAGCAAAAAATCGAGTTTAACTACCGACGAACTGAATGAAGCACCTATTTTTGAACCGATAACTGAGCAGGAAATTGTTGAAACATTAAGCCAGGTTTCAACTATTCAGCACTTAATCCCTGCGATAGTAACTGATGTAGCAGAGCAGAATGCGACAATTGCTATTGCAGCTGATGAGTTTGCCAATATAGCATGGACTGGCATGAGCTGGGCAAGGGAATATATCAGCGATCAGAAGCAAGGAGCAGCGCCTAAATTAGCCAATGAAATTTTGGCCGTGGGTGATGTTATATGGGTATCAAAAATCGATGAAGGTTATCAATTAAATCAACTACCACAAGCAAGCGCAGCTTTAGTCGCGTTATCACCTGACTCAGGTGCAATCAAAGCTGCTGTTGGCGGATTTAGCTTCAAGCAAAGTCAGTTCAATAGAGCGACACAAGCGAAAAGACAAGTGGGCTCAAACATCAAGCCTTTCATTTATTCAGCAGCATTAGAGAATGGCTATACGCTCGCATCACTAGTCAATGATGCCCCCATAAACCAATGGGATAAAAGTTCAGGCATTGTTTGGCGTCCTAAAAATTCACCACCAGAATACAATGGACCCATTCGCGTAAAAACCGCCCTCGCGCGGTCTAAGAACGTCGTTGCTGTAAGGCTATTAAGGGCAGTTGGGCTAGATGGCATCATTAATCATTTGGGATCTTTTGGTTTTATACCTGACGAACTACCTCGAAACGAATCTTTGGCTTTAGGATCAGCGTCACTGACGCCAACTGAGGTAGCAACAGGATTTGCCACATTTGCCAATGGCGGCCACTTAATCACACCTTATTTAATTGAACGAATTGAAGATTCATTTGGCAACCTTGTTTTTCAAGCTCAACCTGAATATGCATGTGATCCTTGTGATTTTGAATACTTGCCAGCAAGTCCGAATGTCAAAGGTGAAGGAGAGCGTCTCGCACCTGTCGATGAGCAGTTAATCACATCAACAGAAGACAATATACAAGAAAGTGACGCTTCGTTTTTGAATAGTCAACAAGTCGATCGACTTAAGCCTGAAATAAAACAAGCACCACGTGTGATCAGTGCGCAAAATGCATTCTTAATCACAGAAGGGTTAAATGAGGCGATATGGGGCGCAGATTGGTCAACATCACCCGGCTGGCAAGGTACAGGGTTTAGAGGGCGGAAATTAAAGCGTCGAGATATTGCGGGAAAAACGGGAACCACGAATGAATCAAAAGATGCCTGGTTTTCTGGTTTTAGTCGTCGCATTGTTGCCACATCCTGGATTGGTTTTGATGATCATTCCCGAAATTTAGGCAAAACAACCTTTAACCGTAACCTCGATAAGAATCAAATCACAGGAAAAGAGTTTGGCGCAAAATCAGCACAACCTGCGTGGATCAGCTTTATGAGAACTGCGTTAAATGACTTGCCTTTTGAACCTTTTGAGCCACCAGAGAATATTGTTTCGGTTCGAATCGATAAAGCAACAGGTAAGCTGACAACAAAAACCGACCGTTCAAGCCTATTTGAATATTTTCAATCAGGTACAGTACCAGAAGAGTACATCAATCAAGATGAAAGTTCCGTTATTCTAGACGGTGAGATTGAACCTGAAGAGGAAATATTTTAGCCATACGTTAGTAACCAATTATAACCTCCATAACCAATCTAACTTGTTGATAAAAAAATACAAGAGAGCAAGTTACGTTGGGCTAGATTATTGCCAAACAAGAGTCTTAGCCTGCACTTTGTTAAAAAATAGCTAAAGTTATTTCGATTATATACGTTAATCCTTAAACATCTGCATAAAAAGCAGGCAAGGTTTATAAGATGAACCGTCACTGGGAAGGGACTCTTATGCTAAAAGCATTTATCAACAAATATAAATTATCGCCGTCCTATCAAGACGTTGCTAATAAGTGGTTTATCCCGTTATCAAATAATATTGAGCAACACCTAAATAATGATAAAAGCCCACTAATGATAGGGTTAAACGGTTGCCAAGGCATAGGTAAGTCTACTTTGGTTGCATTTATTGCTGACTACCTTAAATCAACATTTAATTTAAACGTGGTTACCTTTTCTATCGATGACTTTTATTATTGCCAAGAAAAAAGAAAGAAACTGGCTGATAGAATTCACCCTTTATTAGTCACTCGTGGTGTTCCTGGTACGCATGATACTTCCATGCTAAAACAAGTCTTAATCTCATTAAAGCAACAAAAAAGCACCCTAATCCCCCGATTTAATAAAGCCATAGATAACCCCTTTCCTGCGACCAGTTGGCCGAAAACAAATGAGAACACAGATATTGTCATTGTCGACGGTTGGTGCTGGGGGGTGCCGCCACAGCACTCTGAGGCGCTGTCCTCCCCAATTAACGAACTGGAAAAATTTAAAGATCCGCAACAAGTTTGGCGAACCTATGTAAATGAGCGTTTAGCCAGTCATTACCAGCCGCTTTATACTGTTATGGATAAATGGATCTTGTTGAAGGCGCCTGACTTTAAACAAGTAGCTCAATGGCGTTGGCAGCAAGAACAAAAATTAGCATTAGATAACCCTCACGGGGGTAATTATGGCATCATGGATTTTGAGCAAGTTAAGCACTTTGTCTCATATTTTCAGCGCCTAACCACCCATGGGCTAAAAGTGCTACCTAAAACATCCAATATTATTTTCGAATTCGACGAGCAACGCGAGATAATTTTACAAACGGGTGAACTTTAATGGCTTACAACATAGATGGTTCAAATAGATTTGATCAGTACTTTCGATTTTCGCTGATAGTTATATAGCTGTTTTTTGCTTTCCGGCAACGCATCAATAGACGTTTCAACGAAACCTTGCTCCAAAAACCAATGATAACTTACTGTCGTTAGCACAAATAGTTGTTCTAACTTTTGACGCTTAGCGAAAGATTCTACCGCAGCGATCAGACGATCCCCTCGATTACCTTTACGATAATCGGGATGAATCACTACACACGCCAATTCACCTGTCCTTGCCTCTTGATACGGATATAATGCAGCACAGGCAATAATTACATCTTCCTTTTTAAGGACAATAAAGCGATCAATTTCCATCTCCAGCAATTTCCGAGAGCGCTTAACCAAAATACCCTCTTCTTCTAATGGCCTGATCAACTCTAAAATACCACCGACATCGTCAATGGTTGCCGTGGTAATTTGCTCTTTGTGATCTTTCGCAATTAACGTACCTGCCCCGTCGCGGGTAAACAGCTCTTGTAATAACGCAGTATCACTTTGGTAACTCACGCAGTGGCAGCGCTCAACGCCATTTTCTGAACTTTGAATAATCGCCCGCAGCAATAGCTGGCGAACATGTTCACCGGGCTGTTCAAGTAAAGATTTCACCGTTCCGGCATTACAGCTACGAATTAATTGGCCTGATGCGTCTATTAAACCTTCATCTTCAGTAAAAGTGATTAATT
This window of the Thalassotalea atypica genome carries:
- a CDS encoding penicillin-binding protein 1A, coding for MFSLKNLVKLAVALCFLVILALSILYMGMRSELPSVESLKDLKWQTPMQIYSQDRKLISQFGEKKRIPLTLQQMPKQLINAILATEDDRFYQHFGVDPIGVGRAIIGKLLGQNKGGASTITMQVARNFFLSREVTYTRKIREVFLAFHIEYLLSKDEILALYMNKIELGHRSFGFGAAAQVYYGKDVNDLTLAQIAVLAGLPKAPSTLNPIRSPERAQSRRTVVLQRMLVSGYITQQQYDIANNAPMTGKKHGAEIELDAPYIAEMAHQMMLDKYGKEEAYTGGYKVYLSTPSHLQQAAQQAVINNLLDYDKRHGYRGPIRSIRQELREYYSSKKSSLTTDELNEAPIFEPITEQEIVETLSQVSTIQHLIPAIVTDVAEQNATIAIAADEFANIAWTGMSWAREYISDQKQGAAPKLANEILAVGDVIWVSKIDEGYQLNQLPQASAALVALSPDSGAIKAAVGGFSFKQSQFNRATQAKRQVGSNIKPFIYSAALENGYTLASLVNDAPINQWDKSSGIVWRPKNSPPEYNGPIRVKTALARSKNVVAVRLLRAVGLDGIINHLGSFGFIPDELPRNESLALGSASLTPTEVATGFATFANGGHLITPYLIERIEDSFGNLVFQAQPEYACDPCDFEYLPASPNVKGEGERLAPVDEQLITSTEDNIQESDASFLNSQQVDRLKPEIKQAPRVISAQNAFLITEGLNEAIWGADWSTSPGWQGTGFRGRKLKRRDIAGKTGTTNESKDAWFSGFSRRIVATSWIGFDDHSRNLGKTTFNRNLDKNQITGKEFGAKSAQPAWISFMRTALNDLPFEPFEPPENIVSVRIDKATGKLTTKTDRSSLFEYFQSGTVPEEYINQDESSVILDGEIEPEEEIF
- a CDS encoding P-loop NTPase fold protein, which gives rise to MNRHWEGTLMLKAFINKYKLSPSYQDVANKWFIPLSNNIEQHLNNDKSPLMIGLNGCQGIGKSTLVAFIADYLKSTFNLNVVTFSIDDFYYCQEKRKKLADRIHPLLVTRGVPGTHDTSMLKQVLISLKQQKSTLIPRFNKAIDNPFPATSWPKTNENTDIVIVDGWCWGVPPQHSEALSSPINELEKFKDPQQVWRTYVNERLASHYQPLYTVMDKWILLKAPDFKQVAQWRWQQEQKLALDNPHGGNYGIMDFEQVKHFVSYFQRLTTHGLKVLPKTSNIIFEFDEQREIILQTGEL
- the argA gene encoding amino-acid N-acetyltransferase, with protein sequence MVNTDKDYVKWFRNAAPYINAHRGKTVVLMFGGEAVQHPNFANIIHDIALLRSLGVKLVIVHGARPQIAERAKLLGVKQQFNDELRITDPETLMAVKDATGSLRVHIEALLTMGLANSPMHGSQIRVSTGNFVIARPIGIKDGVDYKHTGLVRRIDTVGINTQLDFGSIVLLSPVGYSTTGEVFNLALEDVATQTAISLQADKLITFTEDEGLIDASGQLIRSCNAGTVKSLLEQPGEHVRQLLLRAIIQSSENGVERCHCVSYQSDTALLQELFTRDGAGTLIAKDHKEQITTATIDDVGGILELIRPLEEEGILVKRSRKLLEMEIDRFIVLKKEDVIIACAALYPYQEARTGELACVVIHPDYRKGNRGDRLIAAVESFAKRQKLEQLFVLTTVSYHWFLEQGFVETSIDALPESKKQLYNYQRKSKVLIKSI